The Mugil cephalus isolate CIBA_MC_2020 chromosome 11, CIBA_Mcephalus_1.1, whole genome shotgun sequence genome includes a window with the following:
- the LOC125015886 gene encoding secretagogin-like, producing MDSAFDNLDAAGFLEIWQHFDADDNGYIEGRELDDFFRHMMKSLGPQENVTEERVQQLKKRFMSAYDATADGKLQIQELANMILPEDENFLLVFRRESHLDNSVDFMKIWRKYDVDCSGYISAQELKAFLNDLFQQHHKEVSSDKLDEYTDTMMKIFDKNKDGRLDLNDLARILALDENFLLQFKMDACSTDERKRDFEKIFDHYDVSKTGALEGPEVDGFVKDMMGLVRPNLTGPELDELRGVLLRHCDVNKDGKIQKNELALCLGVKPKP from the exons ATGGACAGTGCTTTTGATAATCTGGATGCAGCTGGGTTCCTGGAAATCTGGCAACACTTTGATGCAGACG ATAATGGCTACATTGAAGGCAGAGAGCTCGATGACTTCTTTCGTCACATGATGAAAAGCCTGGGTCCACAG GAGAATGTGACTGAGGAGCGAGTCCAGCAACTGAAGAAGAGGTTTATGTCTGCCTACGATGCCACTGCCGATGGGAAACTACAGATTCAGGAG TTGGCCAATATGATCCTGCCTGAAGATGAAAACTTCCTGTTGGTTTTCCGCAGAGAAAGCCACCTGGACAACAGTGTCGATTTCATGAAG ATATGGAGGAAGTACGATGTGGACTGCAGCGGATACATATCAGCTCAAGAGCTAAAG GCTTTCCTGAATGACTTGTTCCAGCAGCACCACAAGGAAGTGTCATCAGACAAGCTGGATGAGTACACCGACACAATG ATGAAAATctttgacaaaaacaaggaTGGCCGACTGGATCTGAACGATTTGGCCAG GATCTTAGCCTTAGATGAAAATTTCCTGCTCCAGTTCAAGATGGAC GCCTGCAGTACAgacgagagaaagagagactttGAAAAGATCTTCGACCACTATGACGTT AGTAAGACGGGAGCGCTGGAGGGTCCTGAGGTGGATGGCTTCGTTAAAGACATGATGGGCCTGGTCAGG CCCAACCTCACGGGCCCCGAGCTGGACGAGCTGCGAGGCGTTCTtctgcgtcactgtgacgtcaacAAGGACGGGAAGATCCAGAAAAATGAGCTAGCTCTGTGTCTGGGAGTCAAGCCTAAACCTTAG
- the LOC125015693 gene encoding E3 ubiquitin-protein ligase TRIM36-like — translation MATASSFLSEDQFLCSICLEVYTEPVSIPCGHNFCKACLTRHWADKDQCQCPLCKEKFGKGLKLCVNTVFREVVENFNKHHVAADSDSVVKPGQVPCDCCIDNKLRASKTCLICLASYCETHLEPHHRVAALKRHKLTNPVHNLEDKICKKHNRILEFFCRNDNSCVCVMCTEHSDHDTVPLNEEYVDKRAKMGKKNAEVQHGKQKRGKKGQKMKGSVQNKRKGKDEARANSVVSNQMIYPPVWWFPSEVPHHFCEYCHIPVDRGFSGGRYFYVVQARGRAGWDLGIIRESMNPRDGNWIVRLRSNGKPDRVLVFVDYDSGQVFFYDADNKILMYSITDCNFSGRVFLFFGPPQDASWTQRLQKWCQKIWRPVENPDAPFLLAALAGLSIYYLLSLF, via the coding sequence ATGGCCACAGCCAGCAGTTTCCTGTCTGAAGATCAGTTCCTATGCTCCATTTGTCTGGAGGTTTACACCGAGCCAGTTTCTATTCCTTGCGGCCACAACTTCTGCAAGGCCTGTCTCACACGGCACTGGGCAGACAAAGACCAGTGTCAGTGCCCACTCTGCAAGGAGAAGTTCGGCAAAGGCCTCAAACTTTGCGTCAACACCGTTTTCAGGGAGGTGGTGGAAAATTTTAACAAACATCATGTGGCTGCCGACAGCGATTCAGTGGTTAAACCAGGACAGGTGCCGTGCGACTGCTGCATTGACAACAAGCTCAGGGCCTCTAAAAcctgtttaatttgtttggcCTCTTACTGCGAGACGCATCTGGAGCCGCATCACAGAGTTGCTGccttaaaaagacacaaactgactAATCCTGTGCACAACCTGGAGGACAAAATATGCAAGAAACACAACAGGATATTGGAGTTCTTCTGCAGGAATGACaactcttgtgtttgtgtcatgtgtACAGAACATAGCGATCATGACACAGTCCCATTAAACGAAGAGTATGTTGACAAAAGGGCGAAGATGGGGAAGAAAAATGCGGAAGTGCAGCACGGTAAACAGAAACGAGGAAAGAAGGGTCAGAAGATGAAAGGGTCCGTGCAGAACAAGAGGAAAGGCAAAGATGAAGCGAGGGCAAACAGTGTGGTTTCTAATCAAATGATATATCCTCCTGTTTGGTGGTTTCCTAGTGAAGTCCCACACCATTTCTGTGAATATTGCCACATCCCTGTAGACAGGGGGTTTTCTGGTGGGAGGTACTTCTACGTGGTTCAGGCCAGAGGGAGGGCAGGCTGGGATTTAGGAATAATCAGGGAATCGATGAACCCCAGGGACGGAAACTGGATCGTAAGGTTGAGGAGCAACGGAAAACCTGACAGAGTCCTGGTGTTTGTAGATTATGATAGTGGACAGGTGTTCTTCTATGACGCAGACAACAAGATCTTAATGTACTCTATCACTGACTGCAACTTCAGCGGGAGAGTTTTCCTGTTCTTCGGCCCTCCCCAGGACGCTAGCTGGACACAGAGACTGCAAAAGTGGTGTCAGAAGATTTGGCGGCCAGTAGAAAATCCAGATGCTCCATTCCTCCTCGCGGCTTTGGCTGGGCTTTCAATTTATTAtctgttgtctttattttag
- the LOC125015694 gene encoding CCN family member 3-like isoform X2, giving the protein MAGLSDRAVLVFFITAQVFTLVWSQMCPRRCQCPKEPPVCLPGVPLILDDCVCCLVCAAQKGQACSEMNPCDTRKGLRCDYTADVHKRIGVCVAHEGDVCVLDGSVYRNGQTFFPSCKYQCMCRDGQIGCVPRCNLDVMLPGPDCPMPRKVQVPGECCEKWVCEPQVQTSALGGFAMAAYRQEETVSFDGWDPSLNCIEQTTEWGACSQMCGMGVSTRVTNKNQRCEMVKQSRLCMIRPCDVQQVQMTQLAAKRGSRCQRMVRSDKAVHLSYKNCTSVQAYKPRYCGSCTDGRCCTPHRTKTALVEFQCANGKTARRPVMVILTCSCHSHCPRDNAVWQPSELGYSGMRI; this is encoded by the exons ATGGCCGGTCTGTCAGATAGAGCTGTGCTCGTTTTCTTCATTACAGCACAG GTTTTCACACTAGTCTGGTCCCAGATGTGTCCTCGGAGATGTCAGTGCCCCAAAGAGCCCCCAGTGTGTCTCCCCGGGGTGCCTCTGATCCTGGATGACTGCGTGTGCTGCCTGGTGTGCGCTGCTCAAAAGGGACAGGCCTGCTCTGAAATGAACCCCTGTGACACGCGTAAAGGCCTCAGGTGCGACTACACGGCCGACGTCCACAAGAGGATCGGTGTATGTGTTG CTCATGAGGGCGACGTATGCGTTTTGGATGGTTCTGTCTACCGCAACGGCCAGACCTTCTTCCCCAGCTGCAAGTACCAGTGTATGTGCCGCGACGGGCAGATAGGATGTGTGCCTCGCTGCAATCTGGACGTCATGCTGCCGGGGCCGGACTGCCCCATGCCCCGCAAGGTCCAGGTGCCGGGAGAGTGCTGCGAGAAGTGGGTGTGCGAGCCCCAAGTTCAGACCAGTGCGCTGGGCGGCTTCGCCATGGCAG CTTACCGTCAGGAGGAGACTGTGAGCTTCGATGGCTGGGACCCCAGCCTGAACTGCATAGAGCAGACCACAGAGTGGGGCGCCTGCTCTCAAATGTGCGGCATGGGGGTGTCCACCAGGGTCACGAACAAGAACCAGCGCTGTGAGATGGTGAAGCAGAGTCGACTGTGCATGATCAGGCCCTGCGACGTGCAGCAGGTCCAGATGACGCAGCTTGCAGCGAAG agaggcagcaggtgTCAGAGGATGGTGAGGAGTGACAAAGCCGTTCACCTCTCCTACAAGAACTGCACCAGTGTCCAAGCCTACAAGCCTCGGTACTGCGGCTCCTGCACAGACGGTCGCTGCTGCACCCCTCACAGAACCAAAACCGCCCTGGTGGAGTTCCAGTGCGCCAACGGAAAAACCGCCAGGAGGCCCGTCATGGTGATCCTGACCTGCAGCTGCCACAGTCACTGCCCTCGAGACAACGCTGTGTGGCAGCCATCGGAGCTGGGATACAGCGGTATGAGAATATAA
- the LOC125015694 gene encoding CCN family member 3-like isoform X1 — MAGLSDRAVLVFFITAQVFTLVWSQMCPRRCQCPKEPPVCLPGVPLILDDCVCCLVCAAQKGQACSEMNPCDTRKGLRCDYTADVHKRIGVCVAHEGDVCVLDGSVYRNGQTFFPSCKYQCMCRDGQIGCVPRCNLDVMLPGPDCPMPRKVQVPGECCEKWVCEPQVQTSALGGFAMAAYRQEETVSFDGWDPSLNCIEQTTEWGACSQMCGMGVSTRVTNKNQRCEMVKQSRLCMIRPCDVQQVQMTQLAAKQRGSRCQRMVRSDKAVHLSYKNCTSVQAYKPRYCGSCTDGRCCTPHRTKTALVEFQCANGKTARRPVMVILTCSCHSHCPRDNAVWQPSELGYSGMRI; from the exons ATGGCCGGTCTGTCAGATAGAGCTGTGCTCGTTTTCTTCATTACAGCACAG GTTTTCACACTAGTCTGGTCCCAGATGTGTCCTCGGAGATGTCAGTGCCCCAAAGAGCCCCCAGTGTGTCTCCCCGGGGTGCCTCTGATCCTGGATGACTGCGTGTGCTGCCTGGTGTGCGCTGCTCAAAAGGGACAGGCCTGCTCTGAAATGAACCCCTGTGACACGCGTAAAGGCCTCAGGTGCGACTACACGGCCGACGTCCACAAGAGGATCGGTGTATGTGTTG CTCATGAGGGCGACGTATGCGTTTTGGATGGTTCTGTCTACCGCAACGGCCAGACCTTCTTCCCCAGCTGCAAGTACCAGTGTATGTGCCGCGACGGGCAGATAGGATGTGTGCCTCGCTGCAATCTGGACGTCATGCTGCCGGGGCCGGACTGCCCCATGCCCCGCAAGGTCCAGGTGCCGGGAGAGTGCTGCGAGAAGTGGGTGTGCGAGCCCCAAGTTCAGACCAGTGCGCTGGGCGGCTTCGCCATGGCAG CTTACCGTCAGGAGGAGACTGTGAGCTTCGATGGCTGGGACCCCAGCCTGAACTGCATAGAGCAGACCACAGAGTGGGGCGCCTGCTCTCAAATGTGCGGCATGGGGGTGTCCACCAGGGTCACGAACAAGAACCAGCGCTGTGAGATGGTGAAGCAGAGTCGACTGTGCATGATCAGGCCCTGCGACGTGCAGCAGGTCCAGATGACGCAGCTTGCAGCGAAG cagagaggcagcaggtgTCAGAGGATGGTGAGGAGTGACAAAGCCGTTCACCTCTCCTACAAGAACTGCACCAGTGTCCAAGCCTACAAGCCTCGGTACTGCGGCTCCTGCACAGACGGTCGCTGCTGCACCCCTCACAGAACCAAAACCGCCCTGGTGGAGTTCCAGTGCGCCAACGGAAAAACCGCCAGGAGGCCCGTCATGGTGATCCTGACCTGCAGCTGCCACAGTCACTGCCCTCGAGACAACGCTGTGTGGCAGCCATCGGAGCTGGGATACAGCGGTATGAGAATATAA